The genomic interval TGCGCTCCCGCTGTGCCTCGCTGTACTCCCGCATCGGCGGGAAGCGGCGTTCCAGCTCCGTCAGCGTCTCCTTGACCAGCCGGCCGCGCGACTGGGCGACCACGCTGTACTCCTGGTCGGCCAGGTGCGGCAGGTCGTCGACGGCCTGCCGGACGCCCGTGGGCCTGTCCAGCCCGGCCTCCAGCACGGCCGCGGCGCCCCGCGCGTCCGGGGCCCATCCGTCGGCGCCCAGGGCGCGCGCGTACCGCCCGTCCACGCCGAACGCCCTGCCTCCCGCCACCACCGGCACGCCGACCGACCGGCAGGCGGTGATGGCGGTGTGCGCCCGCGGCAGATGGGTGGGGATCGACCCGGACAGCAGCACGGCGTCGGAGTCGGTGTGGTGCTGGTGGGCGACCAGGTGCGGCGTCGGCGTCTGCGCGCCGAGGTAGTCCACCTGCCAGCCGCGCAGCCGCAGCGTCTCGGCGACCAGCCGCGCCGGGAACGCGTGCCACTCGCCGTCCACACAGCTCACCGTGACCCGGCCCCGGCGGGCCGCCGGCCGGATGCCGGGGGACAGATGCGCGAGGGCGGTGATCACCCGCTCGTTGATCGCCGTGGCGGCGTGCTCCTGGGCGACGCTGATGCGGTCGGCCGCCCACTCGACACCGACCCTCGCCTGTACTGCCGCGACCACGTCGAGCAGCAGGTCCTCCTCCTGCCAGCCGTCCGCCAGGGCGCCGCGGACGACGTCGACGGCGTCGTACTCGTCGCCCTCGATGACCGCCTTCCACAGCGCCTCGCCCAGTTCACCGGCCGAGGACCGGGGCCCGCTCATGCCTTCCTCCGTGCTCGTCCGCCCCCACCGGCCGGCGCGCCGTCGTCCGCCGGGTGGCCGTTGCGCGGGGCGCCGATGGCGACGACGGCCATGTCGTCGTGCCGGCTGCCCGGCTCCAGCCACTGCGCGGCCAGCATCTGTACATGTTCCACCAGCGCCTCGCCCGGCATGCCGCCGCATTCCCCGAGGGCCTGCCGCAGCCGCTCCTCGCCGAACAGCTCGCCGCCCAGGGGCCCGCCGCGGGCCTCGGTGATGCCGTCGGTGTAGAGCAGGCACGTGTCGCCGGGGGCGAGGACGGTCTCCACGGTGCGCGCGGTCACCTCGGGCAGCGCGCCCACGAGGGTGCCCTGCGTGGGCATCTCCTCGACCCGGCCGTCCGTGCGCACCACGAGCGGCGGCAGATGCCCGGCGCTGGTGAGCCGCAGCCGTACCGAGCCGTCGTCCCGGCGGTCCACGGAGGCCAGCACCAGGGTGGCGAACCGGGCGTGGTGGGAGGTGAGCAGGGCGCTGTTGAGCATGCGCAGCACCCGGAGGTGGTCGGAGGCGAGCGGCAGCAGCGCGTGCAGCGTGTTGCGGATCTTCCCGGTGAGCACCGCCGCGTCCAGTCCCTTGCCGGCCACGTCGCCCAGCGCGACGAACGTCTCGGCGGACTCGTCCGGGCCGGGGTGGACGTCGTAGAAGTCGCCGCCGACCCGCTCGTGGTCCATGGCGGTGCGGTAGCGGCCCGCGTAGTCGACGCCGTGCACGCGGCTCAGCGGCGGCGGCAGCAGCTCCCGCATCAGGGTGCCGGTGATGGCGGTCTGCTCGCTGTACAGGCGTGCCGCCGACAGGGCGGTGCCCGCGCGTGAGGCGAACAGCCGGGCGAAGACCTCCTCCTCGGACGAGAACCCCTTCTCGGTGTCCGAGCGCAGCAGGATCAGAGCGCCGGCGGGCACCCCGTGCCCGGGCAGCGGCGTGACCAGCACGGAGCCGACCGGCCCGGAGAAGCCCTCGGGGACCACCCAGTCCGGTACGGCGTCCGGGTTGATCCAGCGGGCCGGCACCGGAGGGAAGCCGCGCAGGGCCTCGTCGAGGCCGGGGACGGTGAGCGGGTCGATCTGCCGGGTCTCCCGCACCACCCGCTGCCCGCGCAGGGCGTGGGTGACGGCGTACCGGTGGCCGGTCGGCGGGGTGATCAGCACGGCGGCCTCGGCGAGGTGGTCGGTGGCCATCCGGGCGGCGACCTCCGCGCAGCGCGGCACGTTGAGGGAGGACAGCAGGGTGCTGAAGAGGCCGGAGGTGGCGTCGGCCCGCTCACGGGTCTCCCGTACGGCCGCCTGAGCCCGCACGAGGTCGGTACGGTCGAACAGCCACCAGGCCACGTGGCCGTCGCCGGTGGGGGAGGGCCGGGCCTCGTAGGAGCGGTCGCCGAAGGTCCCGGCCGGCGTGTCCGTCGTCGGGACGTCGGTTCCGGCGACCTGGCGCCGGTGCGCGTCGGCCAGCCAGGACGGCGGGGTGTCGGGGGCGGGGGAGGCGGCGGTGAGGCGGCGGGCGGCGCGGTTGCGGCCGACGATCCGGCCGCGGGCGTCCAGCACCAGAACGGGGCAGGGCGCGTCGTCCCACGTGGGAACGGATCCGTCGCGCGTATCGCACGGACCGGCGCCGGAACCGGGGGAAGGAATCACGAACGAGGTGCGCGCCGCGCACCCACCCCCTTTCTCGTCGGCGTGAGCAGGTACGGCGGCAACGGTCCCCCATCTGTGCCCGCGAAGCAACCTGCCCGCTCGGCCAGGCCGTCCATGCGACGCCGCGTACCCCGGAACAGGTGTTTCATGTCCGGCGGACGGCAGGACGGTCCCGGTCGGCCGCGGTCACGGCGTCCCGTACGGCCCGGTGCACGGCGCGCGCCAGCCGCGCCCCCCACAGCGACCGGGGCCCGGCGAACGCGTGCGCCTCCCGGTGCGGGGCCGGGGCGTCGGCGACGACGCACACCGCGTCGGTGGGGGTTCCGGAGCAGTCGTACCCGCTCTCCACCAGCGCCTGGACCTTCGCCTCCGTGGCGGTGGCCACCGCGTTCACCAGGGCCGCGTCGGACAGCGCGGCCGGCACGGCCACCACGACGTTGACGGTGCCGGGATCCGGGGCGCCCGCCGCGCCCTCACCGGGCCACGCGGCCCAGCCGCGCACGTCGATCCCCGCTGTGACGAACGCCTCGGCCCCCGCGTCACGCGCGTGCGCGTACGACGACACGTCGGCGGCCGTCATCAGGCCCACCCCCTCGCCGCGCACGCCCGCGTCCGCGGCGAGGGAGGCGAGGTGCCGCTCCGGGTCGGTGCGCCGGTAGCCGTGCGCCACCTGCGCGTTGAGGACCCAGGCACGCTCGCCGATGCCGCCGCCCAGCACCGCGCTGCTGATCATCCGGCGCCCGGGCCCGGCGGTCCACAGCAGGGCGTGCAGCCGTTCACCGCCCTCGGTACGGGTCAGACGGCGCGGAGCCGGCAGGGCGGGCGTGGCGGGGTACGGGGGCAGTACGGCGGTCACCGTGCGGGGCTCCTTGCGGGGGGTCGGCCCGGCCGATCGTAGGCCGTGCCGGGTCCGCGCCCCGCGCCGGGGTGATCACCCGGAGACGGCCTCCGGCGCGCGGAAGCAGGCGGTGACGGTCTTGCCGTGGGGGCAGGGGCGGGCCTCCCACGTGTCGGCCAGGACGTCGACCAGCAGCATGCCGCGCCCGCCGACCCGCTCCTCGCTCGGCTCGCGCGGCGTGGGCAGGGAGGCGGACCCGTCGTGCACCGAGATGTGCAGGCAGCGGGTGTCCCACGACATGACCAGCTGTGCGTCGGTACCGGCGTGCACATGCGCGTTGGTGACCAGCTCCGACACCGTGAGCAGCACGTCGTGGACCGTCTCGGGAGCGGTCTCGTCCCACCCCAGGGAGGCGAGGTGCTCCTGCGCCCAGTCACGGGCCGCCTTGACACCCTGGCCCATCGGCAGGGAGCGGGCCCAGCCCACGGTGCGGACCGACGATTCCTTCATGAAGTCCTTTCCGGTCATCTCCGGTCATCGGCCTGCCGTCCGCACGGATGCGTGCCGGACGGTGCGGGCGAGGGGCCGGCTCAGCGCCGGCCGCCGCGCAGCCGTCCCAGCAGCCGCTGGGCCTGCGCCCGCCGCCGGGGGTCGGCCGCGGCCCGCCGCAGCTGCTCGGTCGTGCGGCGTCCCTGCGGACTCCGGGCGAACTGCTTGATGCGTTCCACCATGCCGGGCATGGCAGCTCCTCTCGGTAGCGTCGGCGGTGTCGTCCCCGCCGTCCTTCGTCTACCTCTCTACCCCCTGCGGCCGGGTACAGCCCGGCGCGGGGCGGGAATCTCAAACACCGCCCGATCCCGACGCGTTGACGATCGCCGACCGTGAGCAGCGCCTCGTGACCGGATGTGTTTGCCGCCCGGGTCTGCGGCAAACAGGTGTCCATGACCGAACAGAACAAGAACGCGAACCAGAAGACCTCGACCGCCGGGTCCACGGCGTCCAAGGCCAAGTCGGCCACCGCGCAGGCCGCCGACAAGACGACCGAGTCCGCGAAGAGCGCCGCCGACG from Streptomyces sp. DH-12 carries:
- a CDS encoding adenosylcobinamide amidohydrolase; amino-acid sequence: MTAVLPPYPATPALPAPRRLTRTEGGERLHALLWTAGPGRRMISSAVLGGGIGERAWVLNAQVAHGYRRTDPERHLASLAADAGVRGEGVGLMTAADVSSYAHARDAGAEAFVTAGIDVRGWAAWPGEGAAGAPDPGTVNVVVAVPAALSDAALVNAVATATEAKVQALVESGYDCSGTPTDAVCVVADAPAPHREAHAFAGPRSLWGARLARAVHRAVRDAVTAADRDRPAVRRT
- a CDS encoding cobalamin-dependent protein (Presence of a B(12) (cobalamin)-binding domain implies dependence on cobalamin itself, in one of its several forms, or in some unusual lineages, dependence on a cobalamin-like analog.), with the protein product MSGPRSSAGELGEALWKAVIEGDEYDAVDVVRGALADGWQEEDLLLDVVAAVQARVGVEWAADRISVAQEHAATAINERVITALAHLSPGIRPAARRGRVTVSCVDGEWHAFPARLVAETLRLRGWQVDYLGAQTPTPHLVAHQHHTDSDAVLLSGSIPTHLPRAHTAITACRSVGVPVVAGGRAFGVDGRYARALGADGWAPDARGAAAVLEAGLDRPTGVRQAVDDLPHLADQEYSVVAQSRGRLVKETLTELERRFPPMREYSEAQRERTAEDLAHVVDFLATALYVDAVEVFTDFLGWTADVLSARNVPPHSLVTGLDILADHLYDFPRALAMVRAGAARLTGRTDPAVTDTVV
- a CDS encoding ATP-binding protein, whose amino-acid sequence is MKESSVRTVGWARSLPMGQGVKAARDWAQEHLASLGWDETAPETVHDVLLTVSELVTNAHVHAGTDAQLVMSWDTRCLHISVHDGSASLPTPREPSEERVGGRGMLLVDVLADTWEARPCPHGKTVTACFRAPEAVSG
- a CDS encoding GAF domain-containing SpoIIE family protein phosphatase, with amino-acid sequence MLDARGRIVGRNRAARRLTAASPAPDTPPSWLADAHRRQVAGTDVPTTDTPAGTFGDRSYEARPSPTGDGHVAWWLFDRTDLVRAQAAVRETRERADATSGLFSTLLSSLNVPRCAEVAARMATDHLAEAAVLITPPTGHRYAVTHALRGQRVVRETRQIDPLTVPGLDEALRGFPPVPARWINPDAVPDWVVPEGFSGPVGSVLVTPLPGHGVPAGALILLRSDTEKGFSSEEEVFARLFASRAGTALSAARLYSEQTAITGTLMRELLPPPLSRVHGVDYAGRYRTAMDHERVGGDFYDVHPGPDESAETFVALGDVAGKGLDAAVLTGKIRNTLHALLPLASDHLRVLRMLNSALLTSHHARFATLVLASVDRRDDGSVRLRLTSAGHLPPLVVRTDGRVEEMPTQGTLVGALPEVTARTVETVLAPGDTCLLYTDGITEARGGPLGGELFGEERLRQALGECGGMPGEALVEHVQMLAAQWLEPGSRHDDMAVVAIGAPRNGHPADDGAPAGGGGRARRKA